From Gemmatimonadota bacterium, the proteins below share one genomic window:
- the nuoK gene encoding NADH-quinone oxidoreductase subunit NuoK has product MIGLGHFLGISSMLFALGLTTIMIRRNAIALLMGIELMLNAAALNFVAFARFRPAGSEGDLVALFVVVVAVAEAAVALGIVLNMFRALRTARLDEVSELRG; this is encoded by the coding sequence ATGATCGGACTCGGCCACTTCCTGGGGATCTCGTCGATGCTCTTCGCACTGGGTCTCACGACCATCATGATCCGGCGCAACGCCATCGCGCTCCTCATGGGAATCGAACTCATGCTGAACGCGGCGGCGCTGAACTTCGTCGCGTTTGCGCGTTTCCGCCCGGCGGGTTCGGAAGGGGATCTGGTCGCGCTCTTTGTCGTCGTGGTGGCCGTGGCGGAGGCCGCGGTGGCGCTGGGAATCGTGCTCAACATGTTTCGGGCTCTCCGGACGGCGCGTCTGGACGAAGTCTCGGAACTCCGGGGGTAG